The following proteins are co-located in the Sphaeramia orbicularis chromosome 24, fSphaOr1.1, whole genome shotgun sequence genome:
- the LOC115414778 gene encoding echinoderm microtubule-associated protein-like 1 isoform X2, protein MAASTAVDEDTNMEEMVDQGLGMEETTHSLLRRPSLKESFHSDSLLAPDTDFMTDDRSSATSGLDVADRLTYLEQRMQMQEDEIQLLKMALADVLKRLNISEEHQAAAASAKRAPGVKARPVSLALPSRPSMVTSSTASLKKSSTLPSGGPSRNYSPTPSRSGVKSPAGSVKDSPCKAARIRPSSAASASKKPQEGTKSKETSVNLGTRRVTHCKVTMQIYLSPLARKTGSSETAKSPAAVPTHSRPTAAPTNPQAKASNKPETRKATPSFTLNLQKTTTSQNTPQETSSYKSPTKSPSQYFQICY, encoded by the exons ATGGCAGCCAGCACGGCAGTGGATGAGGACACCAACATGGAGGAGATggtggaccagggtctggggaTGGAGGAGACCACCCACAGCCTGCTGAGGAGGCCCTCGCTGAAGGAGAGCTTCCATAGCGATTCCCTGCTGGCACCTGACACTGACTTCATGACAG ATGATCGCAGTTCAGCGACCAGCGGCCTGGACGTGGCCGACCGCCTCACCTACCTGGAGCAGAGGATGCAGATGCAGGAAGATGAAATCCAGCTGTTGAAGATGGCGTTGGCAGACGTCCTCAAGAGGCTGAACATCTCAGAGGAGCACCAGGCAGCTGCAGCCTCTGCCAAGAGAGCACCGGGGGTCAAAG CCAGGCCAGTGTCTCTGGCTCTGCCCTCCAGACCATCTATGGTGACCTCCAGCACTGCTTCCCTGAAGAAGAGCTCCACACTGCCCTCTGGTGGCCCATCCAGGAACTACAGCCCCACACCATCACGGAG tGGTGTGAAGAGTCCAGCAGGCAGTGTGAAAGACAGTCCATGTAAGGCTGCCAGAATACGACCCAGCTCTGCAGCGTCGGCCTCTAAAAAGCCTCAGGAAGG CACCAAGTCCAAGGAGACCTCAGTAAATCTAG GGACCAGACGTGTGACACACTGCAAAG TGACTATGCAGATCTATCTGAGCCCCCTCGCAAGAAAGACTGGGTCTTCTGAGACCGCCAAATCTCCAGCAGCGGTGCCTACCCACAGCAGGCCGACGGCTGCACCCACCAACCCCCAAGCGAAGGCGAGCAATAAACCAGAGACGAGGAAAGCGACCCCGTCCTTCACACTAAACCTCCAGAAAACAACAACCAGCCAGAACACGCCACAGGAAACGTCCAGCTACAAAAGCCCCACCAAATCCCCCAGCCAGTACTTCCAGATTTGCTACTGA
- the LOC115414778 gene encoding echinoderm microtubule-associated protein-like 4 isoform X1, which yields MDQNQMEGGSAYQTGARGGKRSERLCSREERKRRKTSGMVEEGQQRHPDNSSSSSISHDDRSSATSGLDVADRLTYLEQRMQMQEDEIQLLKMALADVLKRLNISEEHQAAAASAKRAPGVKARPVSLALPSRPSMVTSSTASLKKSSTLPSGGPSRNYSPTPSRSGVKSPAGSVKDSPCKAARIRPSSAASASKKPQEGTKSKETSVNLGTRRVTHCKVTMQIYLSPLARKTGSSETAKSPAAVPTHSRPTAAPTNPQAKASNKPETRKATPSFTLNLQKTTTSQNTPQETSSYKSPTKSPSQYFQICY from the exons ATGGATCAGAATCAGATGGAGGGAGGGTCAGCCTATCAAACTGGAGccagaggagggaagaggagtGAAAGACTGTGCTcacgagaggagaggaagaggaggaagacgtCTGGGATGGTGGAGGAAGGCCAGCAGAGGCACCCTGACAACTCATCATCGTCCAGTATCTCCCACG ATGATCGCAGTTCAGCGACCAGCGGCCTGGACGTGGCCGACCGCCTCACCTACCTGGAGCAGAGGATGCAGATGCAGGAAGATGAAATCCAGCTGTTGAAGATGGCGTTGGCAGACGTCCTCAAGAGGCTGAACATCTCAGAGGAGCACCAGGCAGCTGCAGCCTCTGCCAAGAGAGCACCGGGGGTCAAAG CCAGGCCAGTGTCTCTGGCTCTGCCCTCCAGACCATCTATGGTGACCTCCAGCACTGCTTCCCTGAAGAAGAGCTCCACACTGCCCTCTGGTGGCCCATCCAGGAACTACAGCCCCACACCATCACGGAG tGGTGTGAAGAGTCCAGCAGGCAGTGTGAAAGACAGTCCATGTAAGGCTGCCAGAATACGACCCAGCTCTGCAGCGTCGGCCTCTAAAAAGCCTCAGGAAGG CACCAAGTCCAAGGAGACCTCAGTAAATCTAG GGACCAGACGTGTGACACACTGCAAAG TGACTATGCAGATCTATCTGAGCCCCCTCGCAAGAAAGACTGGGTCTTCTGAGACCGCCAAATCTCCAGCAGCGGTGCCTACCCACAGCAGGCCGACGGCTGCACCCACCAACCCCCAAGCGAAGGCGAGCAATAAACCAGAGACGAGGAAAGCGACCCCGTCCTTCACACTAAACCTCCAGAAAACAACAACCAGCCAGAACACGCCACAGGAAACGTCCAGCTACAAAAGCCCCACCAAATCCCCCAGCCAGTACTTCCAGATTTGCTACTGA